A single genomic interval of Physeter macrocephalus isolate SW-GA chromosome 5, ASM283717v5, whole genome shotgun sequence harbors:
- the INMT gene encoding LOW QUALITY PROTEIN: indolethylamine N-methyltransferase (The sequence of the model RefSeq protein was modified relative to this genomic sequence to represent the inferred CDS: deleted 2 bases in 2 codons): MPLGAGSRVHQARQVPARTEGKLYTGEDYKKEFDSQDFLKMYYTFDSGTVAENEILKFNLKNLFETFSSAGVRGDVLINTGPGPTIYQLLSACEAFWEIIASDYSGQNPQEVKKWLKKEPGANDLSPAMQYVCELEGDRSKRQEKEARLRRTVMRLLKCDANQPHPPGPAQVPPVDCMPTLLALERACHDVDTYRAAGRGLVSLLKPGGHLVTAVALRTQHYMVGAKKFFGLHLEKETVEKAGCQVLRCQYSPVSYSETHCINEGICFVVARKGPGA; the protein is encoded by the exons ATGCCGTTGGGCGCTGGTAGCAGGGTGCACCAGGCACG CCAGGTCCCAGCTAGAACGGAGGGCAAGCTGTACACGGGAGAGGACTACAAGAAAGAG TTTGACTCCCAGGACTTCTTAAAGATGTACTACACCTTCGATTCAGGCACCGTAGCTGAAAATGAAATCTTGAAATTTAACCTGAAAAACCTCTTTGAAACCTTCTCTTCCG CAGGAGTGAGAGGTGACGTCCTGATCAACACTGGCCCAGGGCCCACCATCTACCAGCTGCTCTcagcctgtgaagccttctgggaGATCATCGCTTCAGACTACTCAGGGCAGAACCCCCAGGAGGTGAAGAAGTGGCTGAAGAAGGAGCCAGGGGCCAACGACTTGTCCCCAGCCATGCAATACGTGTGTGAGCTGGAGGGAGACAG GAGCAAGCGGCAGGAGAAGGAGGCCCGTCTCCGAAGGACAGTCATGCGG TTACTGAAGTGTGACGCGAACCAGCCACACCCACCGGGGCCCGCCCAGGTGCCACCAGTTGACTGCATGCCGACCCTGCTGGCTCTGGAGCGCGCCTGCCATGACGTGGACACCTACCGGGCGGCCGGGAGAGGCCTGGTCAGCCTGCTGAAGCCGGGCGGGCACCTAGTCACCGCGGTAGCCCTGCGCACCCAGCACTACATGGTGGGCGCCAAGAAGTTCTTTGGGCTCCACCTGGAGAAGGAGACGGTGGAGAAGGCTGGCTGCCAAGTGCTGAGGTGCCAGTACTCCCCCGTCAGCTACTCAGAGACCCACTGCATCAATGAGGGCATCTGCTTTGTGGTCGCCCGCAAGGGTCCTGGGGCCTGA